CCTGCATCATAGAATCTCACCCATGGGGTGTTAGCTGAATCCATGCTGTATCCCTAAGGGGATAGGCGCTTAACATAATCAAAAATAGTCCACTAGCAGCGGTACAATAGCATATTCGGATTTTTTAATATTGCAAATAGCTACAGTGATTATCGGTCTTTGTCGAGGTCTATAAGATGCATAATTCTCCTTTTAATCTCAATGAGTTAACCACCTATCAAACATGGCGTAACAAAAAATTATCAGCCTACCCGTTACGACCCGAAGCGTTGATGACGACAATTGCAGACCCTGAAAACCCCACTAACACCGAAATAGCGCAACTCCAGCGCATTTGTCACCAACACAATCTCGCGCTGTACCATTTTGTGCAAGGCGACGTGCGCAGCAAGCGGCACGTCCACCGTTTAGGGCAGAAAGTGGGCTTGTTGCGGCTGGATAGCAATCTGTGCGCGGATGAAGATAGCCTCACTTCCTTACACGTTACCTCGCACGCGGGGCAGCATGATTACATTCCCTACACCAATAAACCGCTGAGCTGGCATACCGACGGTTACTACAACCTGCCCGAAGAGCAAATTCACGGCATGTTGTTGCATTGCGCCCAACCAGCACTTGAAGGCGGTGAAAGCTGGTTGATGGATCATGAAATTGCCTACATTTTATTGCGTGATGCCAACCCTGATTACATTCACGCCTTGATGCACCCGAATGCCTTCACGATTCCGGCCAACATATTGAACGGGGAAATCATTCGCCCCGAACAATCCGGCCCCGTGTTTAGCGTCACCGCTGCGGGGCATTTGCACATGCGCTATTCCGCCCGCCAGCGCAATGTGATCTGGCGTGATGACCCGATGACACGGG
The sequence above is drawn from the Thiothrix subterranea genome and encodes:
- a CDS encoding TauD/TfdA family dioxygenase yields the protein MTTIADPENPTNTEIAQLQRICHQHNLALYHFVQGDVRSKRHVHRLGQKVGLLRLDSNLCADEDSLTSLHVTSHAGQHDYIPYTNKPLSWHTDGYYNLPEEQIHGMLLHCAQPALEGGESWLMDHEIAYILLRDANPDYIHALMHPNAFTIPANILNGEIIRPEQSGPVFSVTAAGHLHMRYSARQRNVIWRDDPMTREAADFLLNLWQQDSPYKIGYTLQAGEGLLCNNVLHNRTAFKDSDDPTQTRLLYRGRYFDRVKEPKERICSV